From the genome of Verrucomicrobiia bacterium, one region includes:
- the dapB gene encoding 4-hydroxy-tetrahydrodipicolinate reductase, translated as MTKIAINGAKGRMGQALLSCAARVPEIEVIGAVDQGDDLSTVLPQADVVIEFSFHAVTPSVAELCARHRKAIVIGTTGHSAEEKAKILALGNRIPLVMATNFSTGVNTLFWLTRKAAEILGPAFDLEVVEMHHRLKKDAPSGTATTLLEILGDVRQVQLEEALRHGRKGITGERTRSEIGIHAIRGGDVVGDHTVIFAADGERVELTHKASSRDTFANGALRAAQWVIQQKPGVYDMQDVLGLR; from the coding sequence ATGACGAAAATCGCAATCAACGGAGCCAAAGGTCGCATGGGGCAGGCGCTGCTTTCCTGCGCCGCGCGAGTGCCGGAGATTGAAGTGATCGGGGCCGTTGATCAGGGTGACGATCTGAGCACGGTGCTGCCGCAAGCTGACGTGGTGATTGAATTCAGCTTCCACGCCGTGACGCCGTCAGTCGCGGAACTATGCGCGCGACACCGCAAAGCCATCGTCATCGGTACCACCGGCCATAGCGCGGAAGAAAAGGCGAAAATTCTCGCGTTGGGTAACCGGATTCCGCTCGTGATGGCGACGAATTTTTCCACCGGCGTGAATACGCTTTTTTGGCTGACGCGCAAGGCGGCGGAGATTCTTGGTCCGGCGTTCGATCTCGAGGTCGTCGAGATGCACCATCGCTTGAAAAAAGACGCGCCCAGCGGCACGGCGACGACGTTGTTGGAGATTCTCGGGGACGTACGCCAGGTGCAACTTGAAGAGGCGCTTCGGCATGGTCGCAAGGGCATCACTGGCGAACGCACCCGCAGCGAGATTGGCATCCACGCCATTCGCGGCGGCGACGTGGTGGGCGATCATACGGTTATTTTTGCCGCAGACGGGGAACGCGTGGAATTGACCCACAAGGCATCGAGCCGGGACACGTTTGCCAATGGTGCGTTGCGTGCGGCGCAATGGGTCATCCAACAGAAACCCGGCGTGTATGACATGCAGGATGTGTTGGGGTTGAGATGA
- a CDS encoding immunoglobulin domain-containing protein, producing the protein MLLLLGALTSAPAQVLPLPPRPANAPNGTQFTNIITTLPRNEREQWIYAQVISGNVPDWLRTLKPIAVNAGGHSATYYVTPDYVSIGSNTDYFRTPMTPLLAQRLADHLGCSLPTRQMVNQIWTNAPVKLAPLPFSPDNYDITSVAVFAASDNAIDNQRNPLTNAYPLGTLVGGTKKDVIISARIYTNFANGPTITKPVVIYGWHYVNGTFIQPLYNGHEETYVDYSHGIRFAQMALTVDGNANSITNVLVNPTLCALLSNDGAAEGSANGTIPIPRYTVAPLAPVVMRHPVSQSVLPGADVSLNTLAIGDAPLRYQWRLNNTNVFQATNVSLSITNLQLATAGNYTVVVSNAAGAVTSRVAVVRQRTSDFPLLFQDHFSTNSADQWNVVWGADNGIPDYTVEFGFDYGVIPYTFNGVTALIPPAPNTTDGSTRGVKLTVNTDAVGANAAVNLYPRNFSVAGNFALKFDLWINYPGNAGGNGSGVAGSTQHTLCGINHSGTNANWATTAAPDSDGIWFAVTGEGGDSRDYRAYVGNPNGAPLDLSASALGGLIGTNHTQAPFQSLFPSDRFETLGAPGKNWVEVELRQTNNTILWLLNDVVVAQRTNTSAFSHGNIMLGLMDVFPSIAAPARDSFVLFDNVRVENLAPTITFTAVSITPEAKVSLTLSSALGDQFQLEVSDDLSVWQPLASITMTNQPLQFLDTNPPTHHTRFYRARR; encoded by the coding sequence ATGCTGCTTTTGCTGGGCGCTTTAACGTCCGCGCCCGCGCAAGTGTTGCCGTTGCCGCCCCGTCCCGCCAACGCACCGAACGGAACGCAGTTTACCAACATCATCACCACGCTGCCTCGCAACGAGCGCGAGCAATGGATTTATGCGCAGGTCATCAGTGGCAACGTGCCGGACTGGTTGCGGACACTGAAACCCATCGCCGTCAATGCAGGCGGACACAGCGCGACCTATTACGTCACGCCCGATTACGTTTCAATCGGCTCGAACACGGATTATTTCCGCACGCCCATGACGCCCCTGCTCGCGCAACGGTTGGCAGATCATCTGGGTTGTTCGTTGCCGACCCGGCAGATGGTGAACCAAATCTGGACCAACGCGCCCGTCAAACTCGCGCCGTTGCCCTTCAGTCCGGATAACTACGACATCACGAGCGTGGCGGTTTTCGCCGCGTCGGATAACGCCATTGATAATCAACGCAATCCGCTGACCAATGCGTATCCGCTGGGCACGCTGGTTGGCGGCACGAAAAAGGATGTGATCATTTCGGCGCGTATTTACACCAATTTCGCCAATGGACCGACCATCACCAAGCCCGTGGTGATTTACGGCTGGCATTATGTGAACGGCACCTTCATCCAGCCGCTGTATAACGGTCACGAAGAAACTTACGTGGATTACTCGCACGGAATCCGTTTTGCGCAGATGGCGCTGACGGTGGACGGCAATGCCAATTCGATCACAAACGTACTGGTCAACCCGACGCTCTGCGCGTTGCTGAGTAATGATGGAGCTGCGGAGGGTTCGGCGAATGGAACGATTCCCATCCCGCGTTATACCGTCGCGCCCCTGGCCCCGGTGGTGATGCGTCATCCCGTCAGTCAATCCGTTTTACCGGGCGCGGATGTTTCGCTTAACACTCTGGCCATCGGCGACGCGCCCTTGCGATACCAGTGGCGGTTGAACAACACCAATGTTTTTCAGGCAACGAATGTCAGTTTAAGCATCACAAATTTACAACTGGCGACCGCAGGCAATTACACGGTGGTCGTCAGTAATGCCGCGGGGGCAGTGACCAGCCGCGTTGCCGTGGTGCGTCAGCGGACCTCGGATTTCCCGCTGCTCTTTCAAGACCATTTCAGCACCAATTCCGCCGATCAATGGAATGTCGTTTGGGGAGCAGACAATGGCATCCCGGATTATACCGTGGAATTTGGTTTCGATTACGGAGTAATTCCCTACACGTTCAACGGCGTGACCGCGCTGATTCCGCCCGCGCCCAACACAACCGATGGCAGCACTCGAGGCGTGAAACTCACCGTGAACACCGATGCGGTCGGCGCCAATGCGGCGGTGAACCTCTATCCGCGAAATTTCTCGGTGGCGGGCAATTTTGCGCTCAAGTTTGATCTGTGGATCAATTATCCCGGCAACGCGGGCGGCAACGGCAGCGGCGTGGCCGGTAGCACACAACACACCTTGTGCGGGATCAATCATTCCGGCACGAACGCAAACTGGGCCACGACCGCAGCGCCAGACAGCGACGGCATTTGGTTCGCGGTTACTGGCGAGGGCGGAGACAGTCGGGACTACCGCGCCTACGTGGGGAATCCGAACGGAGCGCCGCTGGATTTGAGCGCTTCCGCGCTCGGTGGTTTGATCGGGACCAATCATACGCAGGCCCCATTCCAAAGTCTTTTTCCCAGCGACCGTTTTGAAACGCTGGGCGCACCGGGGAAGAACTGGGTGGAAGTCGAATTGCGTCAGACCAACAACACCATTCTCTGGCTTCTGAATGACGTTGTCGTTGCTCAACGCACCAACACCTCTGCCTTCTCGCACGGCAACATCATGCTGGGGTTGATGGATGTTTTTCCTTCCATCGCTGCGCCGGCGCGCGATTCCTTCGTGCTATTTGACAATGTTCGGGTGGAGAATCTGGCGCCGACGATTACCTTCACTGCGGTGTCCATCACTCCGGAAGCCAAGGTCAGTCTGACCCTCAGCAGCGCGTTGGGGGATCAATTTCAATTGGAAGTTTCGGACGATCTATCCGTCTGGCAACCGTTGGCGAGCATTACGATGACCAATCAACCCTTGCAATTTTTGGATACAAACCCGCCAACCCACCACACGCGCTTCTATCGCGCGCGGCGGTAG
- a CDS encoding isoprenyl transferase, giving the protein MSAAPPPSNFITPEKLPRHVAIIMDGNGRWAKQRRLPRIEGHRQGAESARSIIRAAGELGIKYLTLYAFSVENWNRPKREVEALMKYLLHYLKTETAELNRNNVRLEVIGQLERLPKTVQTQLKKTGDTLAQNTGLTLILALSYGGRTEIVDAVQGIAAKVQAGELTAAQINEQVVADHLYTRNFPDPDLLIRTSGEMRVSNFLLWQISYAEFVITPTLWPDFRKPQFYAALAEYAQRHRRFGGI; this is encoded by the coding sequence ATGAGCGCGGCGCCGCCTCCATCGAATTTCATCACCCCCGAAAAATTACCCCGGCACGTGGCGATCATCATGGATGGCAACGGGCGTTGGGCGAAGCAGCGCCGTCTGCCGCGTATTGAAGGCCATCGCCAGGGAGCGGAATCAGCGCGCAGCATCATTCGCGCGGCGGGTGAACTGGGCATCAAGTATCTGACGCTCTACGCGTTTTCCGTCGAAAACTGGAATCGCCCGAAGCGTGAAGTGGAAGCCTTGATGAAATATCTGCTCCACTATCTGAAAACCGAGACGGCTGAGTTGAACCGCAACAACGTACGCCTGGAAGTTATCGGCCAGTTGGAGCGGCTGCCCAAAACGGTGCAGACGCAGCTCAAAAAAACCGGCGACACGCTGGCGCAAAATACCGGGCTGACGCTCATCCTCGCGTTGAGCTACGGCGGTCGCACGGAAATTGTGGATGCCGTTCAGGGCATTGCGGCCAAAGTGCAGGCGGGTGAATTAACGGCGGCGCAGATCAACGAGCAGGTGGTTGCGGATCACCTGTACACCCGGAATTTTCCCGACCCGGATTTGCTCATCCGCACCAGCGGCGAAATGCGCGTGAGCAATTTTTTGCTGTGGCAGATTTCCTACGCGGAATTTGTCATCACGCCCACCCTTTGGCCGGATTTCCGCAAGCCACAATTTTACGCGGCCTTGGCGGAATACGCCCAGCGCCACCGCCGCTTCGGCGGCATCTGA
- the folK gene encoding 2-amino-4-hydroxy-6-hydroxymethyldihydropteridine diphosphokinase → MIAYIALGSNLGDSPTILKQVVTRLEKLSSQPLRCSSFWQTTPVDCPPGSPLFINAVVALYPLPNETAWSLLQKLQTLEKEFGRLPKKELNEPRRLDLDLIAYGDEISTRPELVLPHPRAHLRRFVLQPLNEIAPELVLPGQRATIAQLLATLVGKEIAVKLNP, encoded by the coding sequence GTGATTGCCTATATCGCGCTCGGCTCCAACTTGGGCGACTCGCCAACGATCTTAAAGCAGGTCGTGACGCGTCTGGAAAAATTATCCAGTCAACCCTTGCGATGCTCTTCCTTCTGGCAGACGACTCCCGTGGATTGCCCGCCGGGTTCTCCGTTGTTTATCAACGCGGTGGTGGCGTTGTACCCGCTGCCAAACGAAACCGCCTGGTCTTTGCTCCAAAAGCTTCAAACCTTGGAAAAGGAATTTGGGCGGTTGCCCAAAAAGGAACTGAACGAACCGCGGCGTCTGGATCTCGATTTGATTGCCTACGGAGATGAAATTTCCACGAGGCCGGAGCTGGTTCTGCCCCATCCCCGGGCTCATTTACGGCGGTTCGTGTTGCAACCGCTGAACGAAATAGCGCCGGAGCTGGTTTTGCCTGGCCAGCGCGCCACGATCGCGCAATTGCTCGCCACGCTGGTGGGCAAAGAGATCGCGGTGAAATTAAACCCGTAA
- a CDS encoding MFS transporter — protein sequence MKFSIRLQLSVMMFLQFFVWGAWYVTGPNYLATIGFKAEHFATMYSVGPIAGIIAPFFVGMIADRFFAAQKVLGFMHLLGAAAMFAATTVMKSAQPSPGTINLLFFAHMLTYFPTLALTNTIAMKCMTNPEKEFPGIRVLGTIGWIIAGLAITGLSFDTNIGMFYLTVGAGVALGLFSFLLPNTPPTTTGPVSVRQILGLDALVMLKNRSYLVFLIASTLICIPLAFYYQITSRIVEMTGLPIGQTMSYGQMSEIFFMLVMPLFFMRLGVKWMLAVGMLAWVARYALFAFGAADEVRWMIIMGIVLHGVCYDFFFVTGQIYTDQAAPKQVRAQAQGLLVLFTLGLGMMIGAQIAGRIEAANTPESSKAAAQIVTAKAAEVSRLNEEIAKASPADKPALEVSLKTVSEEMTAARKTELQSIAWKTLWGAPAIFAGVILLLFVGLFRPRAKT from the coding sequence ATGAAGTTTTCCATACGCCTTCAACTTTCGGTGATGATGTTTCTCCAATTCTTTGTTTGGGGAGCGTGGTACGTCACCGGCCCGAACTATCTGGCGACCATCGGTTTCAAAGCCGAACACTTTGCCACCATGTATTCGGTGGGGCCGATCGCGGGCATCATCGCCCCCTTCTTCGTGGGCATGATTGCCGACCGTTTCTTTGCCGCGCAAAAGGTGCTCGGGTTCATGCACCTGCTTGGTGCGGCCGCAATGTTTGCGGCCACCACCGTAATGAAATCAGCCCAGCCATCGCCGGGCACGATCAATCTACTGTTTTTTGCCCACATGCTGACCTACTTCCCGACGCTGGCGTTGACCAATACAATCGCGATGAAGTGCATGACCAATCCCGAAAAGGAATTTCCGGGCATCCGGGTGCTGGGCACGATTGGTTGGATCATTGCGGGCCTGGCGATAACCGGTCTGAGTTTCGACACCAATATCGGCATGTTTTATCTGACTGTCGGTGCGGGGGTGGCGCTGGGGTTGTTTAGCTTCCTGTTACCGAACACACCTCCGACGACCACCGGTCCGGTTAGTGTGCGGCAGATTCTTGGGTTGGACGCGTTGGTCATGCTGAAGAACCGGTCGTACCTGGTCTTTCTTATCGCCTCGACCTTGATTTGCATTCCGCTGGCCTTCTACTATCAAATCACCAGCCGCATCGTGGAAATGACCGGATTACCCATTGGCCAGACCATGAGCTACGGTCAAATGTCCGAAATCTTCTTCATGCTGGTCATGCCGCTTTTCTTCATGCGGCTGGGCGTCAAGTGGATGCTGGCGGTCGGAATGCTGGCGTGGGTGGCTCGTTACGCTCTATTCGCGTTTGGCGCCGCCGACGAAGTCCGCTGGATGATCATCATGGGCATTGTGCTCCATGGAGTTTGTTACGACTTCTTTTTCGTCACGGGTCAGATTTACACCGATCAGGCCGCCCCCAAACAAGTCCGCGCCCAGGCGCAGGGCTTGTTGGTTTTGTTCACGCTCGGTTTGGGAATGATGATTGGAGCGCAGATTGCCGGGCGCATCGAAGCGGCCAATACTCCCGAATCCTCCAAGGCGGCTGCTCAAATCGTGACGGCCAAGGCGGCTGAGGTCAGTCGCCTCAACGAAGAAATTGCCAAGGCATCGCCGGCTGATAAACCCGCCCTGGAGGTCAGCTTGAAAACAGTTTCGGAAGAAATGACCGCGGCCCGCAAAACCGAACTTCAATCCATTGCCTGGAAGACTCTGTGGGGCGCTCCCGCTATTTTTGCCGGGGTTATTCTGTTGTTGTTTGTCGGACTCTTCCGACCTCGGGCCAAAACCTGA
- a CDS encoding response regulator transcription factor: MSVNIRLLIVDDHPVVRQGIRLALMSSPRIQIVGEGRNGREALALAQQLKPDVVLMDLDLPEMSGLMAVDLLHREQPHLRVLVFSSYSKPDYVMRIIRSGVRGFLLKEAALEEVVQAIEAIHAGASYFSPDVARATLNRVVQGVEKRDASLVCLTNRECEVLLYIAEGFSNKEIASQLGIGVRTVETHRERIMRKLDIHSIAGLTRFAISQGMVSLVSTPLSPALAQFHAA, from the coding sequence ATGAGCGTAAACATTCGCCTGCTGATCGTGGACGACCATCCCGTGGTGCGCCAGGGCATCCGCCTGGCTTTGATGAGTAGCCCACGCATCCAAATCGTTGGGGAAGGCCGGAACGGACGTGAAGCATTGGCCCTGGCTCAACAATTAAAGCCGGACGTGGTGTTGATGGATCTGGACCTGCCGGAAATGAGCGGCTTGATGGCGGTTGATTTATTACATCGCGAACAACCCCATCTCAGAGTCCTCGTCTTTTCCAGCTATTCAAAACCCGATTACGTGATGCGGATTATTCGCAGTGGTGTGCGCGGATTTCTCCTGAAAGAAGCCGCGCTCGAAGAGGTCGTCCAAGCCATCGAGGCCATCCACGCCGGCGCGTCGTATTTCAGCCCGGACGTGGCGCGCGCCACCTTGAATCGCGTGGTGCAAGGGGTTGAAAAGCGCGATGCTTCACTGGTCTGTTTGACCAATCGCGAATGCGAGGTGCTGCTTTATATCGCCGAGGGTTTCAGCAACAAGGAGATCGCCAGTCAGTTGGGCATCGGCGTTCGCACGGTGGAAACCCATCGGGAACGTATCATGCGCAAGCTGGATATCCACAGCATCGCCGGCTTGACGCGTTTTGCGATTTCGCAAGGCATGGTTTCACTTGTTTCCACTCCGTTAAGCCCAGCCCTCGCGCAATTCCACGCCGCTTGA
- the dapA gene encoding 4-hydroxy-tetrahydrodipicolinate synthase, whose product MQFTGTYTAIVTPFKKGKIDEAALEKLVKAQIKGGVDGIVPVGTTGESATLDYEEHIHVIALSVKFAAGKIKVIAGTGGNSTQEAIYLTRAAEKTGADASLQVAPYYNKPTQEGLFRHFHAVARATRLPIILYSIPGRCGIEIGVETTNRLAHDSVNIVGIKEAGGNADRISQLRAALGNKFTILSGDDSLTLPFMAVGAQGVVSVASNVIPHEVARMVRTYQRGNASLALKMHEKYYALFKDLFIETNPAPVKAALALLGQMDEELRLPMIPISASSRDKLKKTMKAVGLLK is encoded by the coding sequence ATGCAATTCACAGGCACCTATACCGCGATTGTTACTCCGTTCAAAAAAGGCAAAATAGATGAGGCCGCCTTGGAGAAGTTGGTCAAGGCGCAAATCAAAGGCGGCGTGGACGGCATCGTTCCAGTCGGGACAACCGGCGAATCCGCCACGCTGGATTACGAGGAACATATCCACGTCATCGCGCTCTCGGTAAAATTCGCGGCCGGCAAGATTAAAGTCATTGCGGGCACGGGAGGTAATTCCACGCAGGAAGCCATTTACCTCACGCGGGCGGCGGAAAAAACGGGCGCCGACGCGTCGTTACAGGTCGCGCCCTACTATAACAAACCGACGCAAGAGGGATTATTCCGCCACTTCCATGCCGTGGCCCGGGCCACCCGGCTGCCGATCATTCTCTACAGTATTCCCGGACGTTGCGGCATTGAGATCGGCGTGGAAACAACGAACCGTTTGGCCCACGACAGCGTGAACATTGTCGGCATCAAGGAAGCTGGTGGAAACGCGGATCGCATTTCTCAACTTCGCGCCGCTCTGGGAAACAAGTTCACAATTCTCAGCGGTGACGATTCGCTGACGTTGCCGTTCATGGCGGTCGGGGCGCAAGGCGTGGTCAGCGTGGCGTCGAATGTTATTCCGCATGAAGTGGCGCGCATGGTGCGGACGTACCAACGCGGCAATGCCTCACTCGCGCTCAAGATGCACGAGAAGTATTACGCCTTGTTCAAAGATTTGTTCATCGAGACCAATCCGGCGCCCGTAAAAGCAGCGCTGGCCCTGCTCGGGCAAATGGATGAGGAACTGCGTTTGCCCATGATACCGATCAGCGCGAGCAGCCGGGACAAGCTCAAAAAAACCATGAAAGCGGTGGGTTTGCTGAAATGA
- the dapF gene encoding diaminopimelate epimerase: MVLEFTKMNGAGNDFVLLDNRAGKLKLTTAQVVRLCDRHRGVGADGVMLLIPARGPQADWAWDFYNRDGSVAEMCGNGARCFARYVQSVTGVNRDFTFETVAGIISASFQGALVTVNLTTPQDLKLHQTVKLAPETVILHSLNTGVPHAVLFVPNADQAMVSQMGPEIRHHQQFSPGGTNVNFVQVLGPNHIRVRTFERGVEGETLACGTGVSAAAMIAARVHGFTSPVKVQVQSGDQLEVSFTEEQGRFGSVRLTGPADFVFTGKIEI; the protein is encoded by the coding sequence ATGGTGTTGGAATTTACGAAAATGAACGGGGCGGGCAACGACTTCGTTCTGTTGGATAATCGAGCGGGCAAACTCAAGCTGACGACCGCGCAGGTCGTGCGGTTGTGTGATCGGCATCGCGGCGTTGGCGCGGATGGCGTCATGCTGCTCATTCCGGCACGAGGCCCGCAGGCGGATTGGGCGTGGGATTTTTACAATCGCGATGGCAGCGTGGCGGAAATGTGCGGGAACGGGGCGCGCTGCTTTGCCCGCTATGTGCAAAGCGTCACCGGCGTTAATCGCGATTTTACCTTTGAAACGGTCGCGGGGATCATTTCCGCGAGTTTCCAGGGCGCGCTCGTCACGGTGAACCTTACCACCCCGCAGGATTTGAAATTGCATCAGACCGTAAAGCTCGCGCCCGAAACGGTGATCCTGCACTCGCTCAACACCGGCGTGCCGCACGCGGTGCTGTTCGTGCCCAATGCGGATCAAGCCATGGTAAGCCAAATGGGGCCGGAGATCCGCCATCACCAACAGTTTAGCCCCGGCGGAACCAATGTGAATTTTGTACAGGTGCTCGGTCCGAATCACATTCGCGTTCGTACGTTTGAACGCGGTGTCGAGGGCGAAACGTTGGCGTGCGGCACCGGCGTCAGCGCGGCGGCCATGATTGCCGCGCGGGTTCACGGGTTCACCTCGCCCGTCAAAGTCCAGGTGCAGAGTGGCGATCAACTGGAAGTCAGCTTTACTGAAGAGCAGGGGCGGTTCGGATCGGTCCGGTTGACCGGCCCGGCGGACTTTGTGTTTACGGGGAAAATTGAAATTTGA
- a CDS encoding adenylosuccinate synthase — MANTILVGAQWGDEGKGKIIDVLTEQADVVVRYAGGNNAGHTVWVGQQKYVLHLIPSGILRRGKRCVIGNGVVIDPLGLVDEIKGLQKIGVKVGKNLVISETAHVVFPYHRELDARREALHGKNKIGTTKRGIGPAYGDKVARTGLRMGDLVDLERLAEKLSVRVKENNRILKALGAKPVSYPTVLAEYRQAGRFLKPFVTNTVPLLHAALKQGANLLFEGAQGTFLDLDHGTYPYVTSSNTTAGGACTGSGIPPHRMDRVVGVMKAYTTRVGEGPLPTEDQEISSLLHGMGREFGATTGRARRCGWFDAVATREAAMVNGIDDLAITNLDGLDTVARIKVCVAYRHGKKRYQYLPSDIRTLSACEPVYQEFAGWQKPTDQCKTWRELPANARAYLKAISELTGAKLYITSVGPGREQTIFV, encoded by the coding sequence ATGGCAAATACGATACTGGTCGGAGCCCAGTGGGGTGACGAAGGTAAAGGCAAAATAATTGACGTGCTGACCGAGCAGGCGGACGTGGTCGTGCGCTACGCGGGCGGCAACAACGCCGGCCATACCGTCTGGGTCGGCCAACAGAAATACGTGCTCCATTTGATCCCGTCCGGCATCCTGCGGCGCGGCAAACGCTGCGTCATCGGCAACGGCGTGGTCATTGATCCGCTCGGCTTGGTTGACGAAATCAAGGGCCTGCAAAAAATCGGCGTCAAGGTGGGCAAAAACCTCGTCATCAGCGAAACGGCGCATGTGGTGTTTCCCTACCATCGCGAACTGGACGCGCGCCGGGAGGCGCTGCACGGCAAAAACAAAATCGGCACCACCAAACGCGGCATCGGTCCGGCGTACGGCGACAAGGTGGCGCGAACCGGTCTGCGCATGGGCGATTTGGTTGACTTGGAACGACTGGCGGAAAAGCTGTCGGTTCGGGTCAAGGAGAACAACCGCATCCTCAAGGCGCTGGGCGCGAAACCAGTTTCCTACCCGACCGTCCTGGCCGAATACCGTCAGGCGGGACGCTTCCTGAAACCATTCGTCACCAACACCGTTCCGCTTCTGCACGCCGCGCTGAAGCAGGGAGCAAACCTGCTTTTCGAGGGGGCGCAAGGCACGTTTCTTGATCTCGACCACGGCACGTATCCCTATGTGACTTCATCAAACACCACGGCGGGCGGCGCTTGCACCGGCTCAGGGATTCCGCCGCATCGCATGGATCGTGTGGTGGGCGTGATGAAAGCTTACACCACCCGGGTTGGCGAAGGACCGTTGCCGACTGAGGACCAGGAAATTTCCAGTTTGCTGCACGGTATGGGACGCGAATTTGGCGCGACCACCGGTCGGGCGCGCCGATGTGGTTGGTTTGATGCCGTCGCAACGCGCGAGGCGGCGATGGTGAACGGCATTGATGATCTGGCCATCACCAATCTCGATGGTCTGGATACCGTGGCCAGAATCAAAGTCTGCGTCGCGTATCGGCATGGCAAAAAGCGTTATCAGTATTTGCCGAGTGATATCCGGACCTTGTCGGCCTGCGAACCGGTTTATCAGGAATTTGCCGGCTGGCAGAAGCCAACGGACCAGTGCAAAACCTGGCGCGAATTGCCGGCCAACGCCCGCGCCTATTTGAAAGCCATCAGTGAATTGACTGGCGCGAAGCTTTACATTACGTCGGTCGGCCCCGGCCGGGAGCAAACCATCTTCGTGTGA
- a CDS encoding response regulator transcription factor, whose protein sequence is MMQTKDAKPTEPNDTRKRILLVDDHAVVRFGIAQLINRQADLVVCGEQEDARRGLDAIMQLKPDLVVADLSLRDSSGLELIRNVKAQYPGLPILVVSVHDESIYAEIAFRAGALGYLMKQEALEKIILAIRRVLNGNVYVSDSLAAKMLQQQVRGNTDIQQPAIKSLSDREVEVFHLIGQWKKTKEIAGELHLSVKTVEYYREQIKRKLNLRDAAELTQYATAWVQREVPA, encoded by the coding sequence ATGATGCAAACTAAAGACGCGAAGCCTACGGAGCCAAACGACACGAGGAAAAGAATTTTGCTGGTGGACGACCATGCGGTAGTCCGCTTCGGCATTGCGCAATTGATCAATCGACAGGCGGACTTGGTCGTGTGCGGCGAACAGGAAGATGCCCGAAGAGGGCTGGACGCCATCATGCAACTCAAACCCGATTTGGTCGTGGCGGATCTGTCGCTCCGGGATAGCAGCGGGCTGGAGCTGATTCGCAACGTCAAAGCGCAATATCCCGGCCTGCCCATCCTCGTCGTCAGCGTGCATGACGAATCCATTTATGCCGAAATCGCTTTTCGCGCCGGCGCCCTCGGCTACTTGATGAAGCAGGAGGCCCTGGAAAAAATTATTCTCGCCATCCGGCGCGTTCTAAATGGCAACGTTTACGTCAGTGATTCCCTCGCCGCCAAAATGCTCCAGCAACAGGTTCGTGGCAATACTGACATCCAGCAGCCCGCCATCAAATCCCTTAGCGATCGGGAGGTGGAAGTGTTCCACCTGATCGGGCAATGGAAGAAGACCAAGGAAATTGCCGGCGAATTGCATCTCAGCGTTAAAACGGTGGAGTATTACCGCGAGCAGATTAAGCGTAAACTGAATCTGCGGGACGCGGCGGAACTGACGCAGTACGCCACCGCCTGGGTCCAACGCGAAGTGCCCGCATAA